The Polyodon spathula isolate WHYD16114869_AA chromosome 13, ASM1765450v1, whole genome shotgun sequence genome includes a region encoding these proteins:
- the hkdc1 gene encoding hexokinase HKDC1, translating into MFAVHLLSFYFSKLKEDQIQKVDRFLYHMRLSDEQLRDIMMRFRAEMEKGLSRATNPTAAVKMLPTHVRSTPDGSEKGEFLALDLGGSKFKVLRVKVSDNGNQRVEMESQHYPTPEEITSGKGTGLFDHVAECLKDFMERNHVNTKRHPLGFTFSFPCSQTKLDEGVLLSWSKHFKARGVQGTDVVDSLRKAIDKTGGMDVDVLALVNDTVGTMMTCGYDDKYCEVGAIIGTGTNACYMEEMRHIDLVEGDEGRMCINTEWGSFGDDGSLEDIRTKFDRDIDLGSINPGKQLFEKLISGMYMGELVRIILVKMARRGLLFQGRMSDALRTKGKFQTQHVAEIENYKEGLSNAKTILAGLGLSPSEDDCIAVQHVCTIVSFRSANLCAAALAAILTRLQENKKLKRLRTTVGMDGTVYRTHPQYAKRLHKVVRRLVPDCNVRFLLSESGSGKGAAMVTAVAYRLVSQRKQIDETLAPFKLSRQHLQDVKDKMRVELERGLKKDTHHSASVKMLPSYVCGTPDGTERGKFLALDLGGTNFRVLLVKIYTGLRKSIRMYNKIYAIPLEIMQGTGEELFDHIVHCISDFLDYMGMKNARLPLGFTFSFPCRQAGIDKGSLVSWTKGFKATDCEGQDVVDMLREAIKRRNEFDLDIVAVVNDTVGTMMTCAYEDPNCEIGLIAGTGSNVCYMEEMRNIETVEGEEGRMCVNTEWGGFGDNDCIEFIRTKFDREVDEGSLNQGKQRYEKMTSGMYLGEIVRQILIDLTKRGLLFRGQISERLRTRGIFETKFLSQIESDRLALLQVRSILQQLGLDSTCDDSIIVKEVCGAVSRRAAQICGAGMAAVADKIRENRGLEQLDITVGVDGTLYKLHPHFSKVLKETVKDLAPQCDVTFVLSEDGSGKGAALITAVAQKLHSHS; encoded by the exons ATGTTTGCTGTACATTTGCTATCCTTTTACTTTTCAAAACTGAAAGAAGACCAGATTCAAAAG GTGGACAGATTCCTGTATCACATGCGCCTCTCGGACGAGCAGCTGCGGGACATCATGATGCGTTTCAGGGCGGAGATGGAAAAGGGCCTGTCAAGGGCCACCAACCCCACAGCCGCAGTTAAGATGCTGCCCACGCATGTCAGGTCCACCCCGGATGGATCAG AGAAGGGCGAGTTTCTTGCTCTGGATCTTGGCGGGTCTAAGTTCAAAGTACTTCGGGTGAAGGTATCGGACAATGGGAACCAGAGAGTCGAAATGGAAAGCCAGCATTACCCAACCCCAGAGGAGATCACGAGCGGCAAAGGGACAGGT TTGTTTGATCATGTAGCTGAATGTTTGAAGGATTTTATGGAGAGGAACCATGTGAACACAAAGAGACACCCCCTAGGATTCACCTTCTCCTTTCCCTGCAGTCAAACCAAACTAGACGAG GGTGTGCTGTTATCATGGTCTAAACATTTCAAAGCCAGAGGAGTGCAAGGCACAGATGTGGTTGACTCCCTGCGCAAGGCTATTGACAAAACCGGG GGCATGGACGTGGATGTTTTGGCCTTGGTGAACGACACTGTGGGGACGATGATGACCTGTGGATATGATGACAAGTACTGTGAAGTTGGTGCCATTATAG GTACGGGTACCAATGCGTGTTACATGGAAGAGATGAGACACATTGATCTGGTGGAAGGGGATGAGGGGAGGATGTGCATCAACACTGAGTGGGGATCGTTTGGGGACGATGGCTCGCTGGAAGACATCCGCACTAAGTTCGAcagagatattgacttgggatccATCAACCCTGGGAAACAACT GTTTGAGAAGCTGATTAGTGGGATGTACATGGGGGAGCTGGTAAGAATCATTCTGGTGAAGATGGCCAGGAGAGGTCTGCTGTTTCAGGGCAGGATGTCAGACGCACTCCGCACCAAGGGCAAGTTCCAGACCCAACACGTGGCTGAAATAGAAAA CTACAAGGAGGGTCTGAGTAATGCTAAGACAATCCTGGCTGGTCTGGGACTCAGCCCTTCAGAGGATGACTGCATTGCTGTCCAACATGTCTGCACCATCGTCTCTTTCCGCTCAGCCAATCTCTGTGCTGCAGCTTTAGCCGCAATTCTTACTCGTCTGCAAGAGAATAAAAAACTCAAGCGCCTCAGGACTACTGTCGGTATGGATGGAACAGTCTACAGAACTCACCCACA GTATGCTAAACGTTTACACAAAGTGGTGAGGCGTCTAGTACCGGACTGCAACGTGCGGTTCCTGCTGTCAGAGAGTGGAAGTGGGAAGGGTGCTGCCATGGTAACGGCGGTGGCGTACCGGCTGGTGTCTCAGCGCAAGCAGATCGACGAGACCCTCGCTCCATTCAAACTGTCCCGCCAGCACCTGCAGGATGTGAAGGACAAGATGAGAGTGGAACTGGAGCGTGGGCTGAAGAAGGACACGCATCACAGCGCAAGCGTCAAGATGTTGCCATCGTACGTCTGCGGGACACCAGATGGGACAG AAAGAGGAAAGTTTCTTGCTTTGGACCTGGGGGGTACCAATTTCCGAGTACTTCTGGTCAAAATCTACACTGGTCTTCGCAAATCCATCCGAATGTACAACAAGATTTATGCCATTCCTTTGGAAATTATGCAGGGAACTGGTGAAGAG CTTTTCGATCACATCGTTCACTGCATCTCTGACTTCCTGGATTACATGGGGATGAAGAACGCCCGCCTCCCTCTTGGATTCACCTTCTCCTTCCCATGCAGGCAGGCTGGAATTGATAAG GGCTCTCTCGTTAGCTGGACCAAAGGTTTCAAAGCCACAGACTGCGAGGGGCAGGATGTAGTTGACATGCTAAGGGAAGCCATAAAAAGGAGAAAT GAGTTTGATCTGGATATTGTTGCCGTGGTGAACGACACAGTTGGAACGATGATGACCTGCGCCTATGAGGACCCCAACTGTGAAATCGGACTCATTGCAG GGACTGGGAGCAACGTGTGCTACATGGAGGAGATGCGGAACATAGAGACAGTGGAGGGAGAGGAAGGGAGAATGTGTGTGAACACCGAGTGGGGGGGATTCGGGGACAATGACTGCATTGAATTCATTAGAACCAAGTTTGACAGAGAAGTCGATGAAGGGTCCCTAAACCAAGGTAAACAAAG GTATGAGAAGATGACCAGTGGCATGTACTTGGGAGAGATAGTCCGTCAAATCCTCATTGACCTGACCAAGCGTGGGCTGCTGTTCAGAGGGCAGATCTCAGAAAGACTCCGGACCAGGGGAATATTCGAAACCAAGTTCCTGTCCCAGATTGAGAG TGACCGCTTGGCTCTGCTCCAGGTGAGAAGCATCCTGCAGCAGCTGGGTCTGGACAGCACGTGTGACGACAGTATCATCGTGAAGGAGGTGTGTGGCGCGGTCTCTCGGAGAGCCGCTCAGATCTGCGGGGCCGGCATGGCTGCCGTCGCCGACAAGATACGGGAGAACCGAGGACTGGAGCAGCTGGACATCACCGTCGGGGTGGACGGGACGCTCTACAAGCTGCACCCACA TTTCTCGAAGGTACTGAAGGAGACAGTGAAAGACTTGGCCCCTCAGTGTGACGTCACCTTTGTGCTTTCTGAAGATGGGAGTGGGAAAGGGGCTGCCCTCATCACGGCTGTGGCTCAGAAGTTACACAGCCACTCATAG